In Cyprinus carpio isolate SPL01 chromosome B7, ASM1834038v1, whole genome shotgun sequence, a genomic segment contains:
- the LOC109076007 gene encoding obscurin-like, translating to MGSSALPLMLLLMSFIHAGLTRDLPSLTVTPDSPVFTGETVNLTCVIESNHSDWIYEWYKDSVMLQTSDRYTVNRDTLTIRGVITSDQGQYMCKGRTDEGTISSQSNSVSLTVEGELNIIVLNSL from the exons TGCTGATGTCCTTCATCCACGCTGGACTCACTCGAG ATTTACcttcactgactgtgactccagacagtcctgtattcactggagagacagtCAACCTGACCTGTGTGATTGAGTCTAATCACAGTGACTGGAtatatgagtggtataaagacagtgtaatgttacagacgtctgatcgttacactgtaaacagagacactctcactatcagaggagtaaTTACATCTGATCAGGGTCAGTACATGTGTAAAGGACGGACAGATGAAGGAACAATCTCATCACAATCAAactctgtttctctcactgtgGAGGGTGAGTTGAATATCATTGTACTGAACTCTCTCTAG